Proteins encoded within one genomic window of Micromonospora halotolerans:
- a CDS encoding carbohydrate ABC transporter permease, giving the protein MTTDTATAPTTESTRPTVAVRHLLAQIGRYTFLCAVLGFFALPLLWLATAPFDDTPTVTASLPRFTLDNFRALLDNPYALSSLLNSVYLAAGTAALVVTFAALAAYALSRVRVPGRDALLYGLLLLSSIVTGTATMVPLFELAFRLNLIDSRLGVILILSGGLLPAAIFILKDFMDSTPTSYEESARVFGASPLQIMRHIVVPLVRPGLATVGVWAVANVWGNFLVPFLLLRGPDKAPAAVIMYTLYTEGGQADLRLLSTFSLLYSLPVALMFVFVSSRYGFRFHGGIKR; this is encoded by the coding sequence GTGACCACCGACACGGCGACCGCGCCCACCACCGAGTCGACCCGGCCCACGGTCGCGGTACGCCACCTGCTCGCCCAGATCGGCCGCTACACGTTCCTCTGCGCCGTGCTGGGCTTCTTCGCGCTGCCGCTGCTGTGGCTGGCCACCGCCCCGTTCGACGACACCCCGACCGTCACCGCCTCGCTGCCGCGGTTCACCCTGGACAACTTCCGCGCCCTGCTGGACAACCCGTACGCGCTGAGCTCGCTGCTCAACTCGGTCTACCTGGCCGCCGGCACGGCGGCGCTGGTGGTGACCTTCGCGGCCCTCGCCGCGTACGCGCTGAGCCGGGTCCGGGTGCCCGGCCGCGACGCCCTGCTCTACGGCCTGCTGCTGCTGTCCTCGATCGTCACCGGCACCGCCACCATGGTGCCGCTGTTCGAGCTGGCCTTCCGGCTCAACCTGATCGACTCCCGGCTCGGCGTCATCCTGATCCTCAGCGGCGGGCTGCTGCCCGCGGCCATCTTCATCCTCAAGGACTTCATGGACTCCACCCCGACGTCCTACGAGGAGTCGGCCCGGGTCTTCGGCGCCAGCCCGTTGCAGATCATGCGGCACATCGTGGTGCCGCTGGTCCGTCCCGGCCTGGCCACCGTCGGTGTGTGGGCGGTGGCCAACGTCTGGGGCAACTTCCTGGTGCCGTTCCTGCTGCTGCGCGGGCCGGACAAGGCCCCCGCCGCGGTGATCATGTACACCCTCTACACCGAGGGCGGGCAGGCCGACCTGCGGCTGCTCTCCACCTTCTCGCTGCTCTACTCGCTGCCGGTGGCGCTCATGTTCGTCTTCGTCAGCAGCCGATACGGGTTCCGCTTCCACGGAGGGATCAAGCGCTGA
- a CDS encoding ABC transporter ATP-binding protein yields MSAITMRELTKVYPGGVRALDALDLEIADGEFFALLGPSGCGKTTLLRTIAGLEVASGGSVRIGERDVTNLPPGKRDVAMVFQDYALFPHMTVRDNIAYPLRIKKVDRRSRGSKAADTADELGLSGLLERRPGQLSGGQQQRVALARAMACHPQVFLLDEPLSNLDARLRLEARTFLKRLQRELGVTTVFVTHDQAEALALADRIAVMEGGRIRQVGTPTEVFRRPANTFVAGFIGSTPMNLIDARVRGDELAVARARLPLPDDARDRVADGERLVYGIRPEYLDYSPTAVPGALTGEVVVVENLGSVSLVSLDVPTDDAEAGDAAGDPGRTSVQVVVPEGGEPEPGDTGWAVPRPGRSLLYRDGNLVTAAAGVPAPRADAAVRS; encoded by the coding sequence ATGTCCGCCATCACCATGCGCGAGCTGACCAAGGTCTACCCCGGTGGGGTACGTGCCCTGGACGCCCTCGACCTGGAGATCGCCGACGGGGAGTTCTTCGCCCTGCTCGGCCCGTCCGGCTGCGGCAAGACCACCCTGCTGCGCACGATCGCCGGCCTGGAGGTCGCCTCCGGCGGCAGCGTGCGGATCGGCGAGCGGGACGTCACCAACCTGCCGCCGGGCAAGCGCGACGTGGCCATGGTCTTCCAGGACTACGCGCTGTTCCCGCACATGACCGTGCGGGACAACATCGCCTACCCGCTGCGGATCAAGAAGGTCGACCGGCGCAGCCGCGGCAGCAAGGCCGCCGACACGGCCGACGAGCTCGGCCTGTCCGGGCTGCTGGAACGCCGCCCCGGGCAGCTCTCCGGCGGCCAGCAGCAGCGCGTCGCCCTGGCCCGGGCGATGGCCTGCCACCCGCAGGTGTTCCTGCTCGACGAGCCGCTGTCCAACCTCGACGCCCGGCTGCGGCTGGAGGCCCGGACCTTCCTCAAGCGCCTCCAGCGGGAGCTGGGCGTCACCACCGTCTTCGTCACCCACGACCAGGCCGAGGCACTGGCCCTGGCCGACCGGATCGCGGTGATGGAGGGCGGCCGGATCCGCCAGGTCGGCACCCCCACCGAGGTGTTCCGCCGCCCCGCCAACACCTTCGTCGCCGGCTTCATCGGCTCCACCCCCATGAATCTGATCGACGCGCGGGTGCGGGGCGACGAGCTGGCCGTGGCCCGCGCCCGGCTACCGCTGCCCGACGACGCCCGCGACCGGGTCGCCGACGGCGAGCGGCTGGTCTACGGCATCCGCCCCGAATACCTCGACTACTCCCCCACCGCGGTCCCCGGCGCGCTGACCGGCGAGGTCGTCGTCGTGGAGAACCTCGGCAGCGTCTCCCTGGTCTCGCTGGACGTGCCCACCGACGACGCCGAGGCGGGCGACGCGGCCGGCGACCCGGGCCGGACCAGCGTGCAGGTCGTGGTGCCCGAGGGCGGCGAACCGGAACCGGGCGACACCGGCTGGGCCGTGCCCCGCCCCGGCCGGTCACTGCTCTACCGGGACGGCAACCTGGTCACCGCCGCCGCCGGTGTGCCCGCCCCCCGGGCCGACGCGGCCGTCCGGAGCTGA
- a CDS encoding CehA/McbA family metallohydrolase: MVVHRGRWTLQDRADDVLRALPVTVAPGTAALTVRLDYPREAGVLDLGCVGPDGFRGWSGGARDGYTVAADWATPGYLPGELEPGEWQVLLRLHRIPPDGLDYEVTATTTSTPPPAPPAPAAPPRPDRPPRRDLPTVDGRRWLAGDLHAHTVHSDGSQTIDELAALAAARGLDFLAVTDHNTVSHHPWLPDASARYGISLLPGQEVTTDRGHANVFGPVGWIDFRRPPDEWLAAARRGGGLMSVNHPLGGDCAWRQPLADRTQLVEVWHSGWWDRTWGAPLAWARAWRPDVVAVGGSDFHRPGDDAPPGSPTTWVLADPDRAPGDAVLDALRGGRTAVSADPGGPLLLRLGDELLALDADGALLADPDGRHRVVRGDRCLLPAGDGLHVLESHRMEVIALCS, encoded by the coding sequence GTGGTCGTGCACCGCGGCAGGTGGACCCTGCAGGACCGGGCCGACGACGTGCTGCGCGCCCTGCCGGTCACCGTCGCACCCGGCACCGCCGCGCTCACCGTCCGGCTGGACTATCCCCGCGAGGCCGGGGTGCTCGACCTGGGCTGCGTCGGTCCGGACGGCTTCCGCGGCTGGTCCGGCGGCGCCCGCGACGGCTACACCGTGGCCGCCGACTGGGCCACCCCCGGCTACCTGCCGGGCGAGCTGGAACCCGGCGAGTGGCAGGTGCTGCTGCGGTTGCACCGCATCCCACCGGACGGGCTGGACTACGAGGTCACCGCCACCACCACCAGCACGCCGCCGCCGGCGCCGCCCGCACCGGCGGCGCCACCGCGCCCCGACCGCCCGCCCCGCCGCGACCTGCCCACCGTCGACGGCCGGCGGTGGCTCGCCGGTGACCTGCACGCGCACACCGTGCACAGCGACGGCAGCCAGACCATCGACGAGCTGGCCGCGCTGGCCGCCGCCCGCGGCCTGGACTTCCTCGCCGTCACCGACCACAACACCGTCAGCCACCACCCGTGGCTGCCGGACGCCTCCGCCCGCTACGGCATCAGCCTGCTGCCCGGCCAGGAGGTGACCACCGACCGGGGGCACGCCAACGTGTTCGGGCCGGTGGGCTGGATCGACTTCCGCCGCCCGCCGGACGAGTGGCTCGCCGCCGCCCGGCGCGGCGGCGGGCTCATGTCGGTCAACCACCCCCTGGGCGGCGACTGCGCCTGGCGCCAACCCCTGGCCGACCGCACCCAGCTGGTCGAGGTGTGGCACTCCGGCTGGTGGGACCGCACCTGGGGCGCCCCCCTCGCCTGGGCGCGGGCCTGGCGGCCGGACGTCGTGGCGGTGGGCGGCAGCGACTTCCACCGCCCGGGCGACGACGCGCCGCCCGGCTCCCCCACCACCTGGGTGCTCGCCGACCCCGACCGCGCACCCGGCGACGCCGTGCTGGACGCGCTGCGCGGCGGCCGTACCGCCGTCTCCGCCGACCCAGGCGGGCCGCTGCTGCTGCGCCTCGGCGACGAGCTGCTGGCGCTCGACGCCGACGGCGCGCTGCTGGCCGACCCGGACGGCCGGCACCGGGTGGTCCGCGGCGACCGGTGCCTGCTGCCGGCCGGCGACGGGCTGCACGTCCTGGAGTCCCACCGCATGGAGGTGATCGCACTGTGCAGCTGA